CAACGCCTTCCCGTCCGTCGGCACGGCCGGCATGCCGCCGTGGCCGCCGATCCTCCTCGCCGCCTCGGCGCTTGCCCTGGCGGCGGCGGTGCTGGCGGCGACGACCCTCCGGCCGGGACCGCTCGCGGCCGCCGGCCCACCCTTCGACCCGCGCTTTGCCGGCCGCGTCCTCGCGCATCGTCCGATGCGGCTGGTCAACCTCGGCTACCTCGGCCACATGTGGGAGCTGTACGCGATGTGGACCTGGGTGCCGGCCCTCCTGCTGGAGGCCTACAGGCGGGCCGACTGGTCGGCGGCGGGCGCCCGGGCCGCGGGATTCTCCGTGATTGCGGCCGGTGCCGTCGGCTGCGTGCTCGCCGGGGTTTGGGCCGACCGCATCGGCAGGGTTCGGGTGACCTCGGCGAGCCTCGCGGTTTCCGGCAGCTGCTGCCTCCTCGCCGGCCCGCTCGTCGACGCCCCGGGCTGGCTGACGGCGCTCTGCCTGGTGTGGGGCGTGGCGGTGGTTGCGGACAGCGCCCAGTTCAGCGCCGCGCTCAGCGAGCTCGCCGACGCCCGCTACGTCGGCACCGCGCTGACCCTTCAGACCTGTGTCGGCTTCCTGCTGACGCTGGTCAGCCTGCGGCTGATTCCGGCCCTGCTCGAGCAGGTCGGTTGGGGGGCGGTGTTCGTGGCGCTCGCGCCGGGACCGCTGATCGG
The sequence above is drawn from the Thermoanaerobaculales bacterium genome and encodes:
- a CDS encoding MFS transporter; amino-acid sequence: MSFNRTAPDEQLPWRGDKGRQVALLSLVEALAMGLWFSASAVAPQLALEWGMGGAEQAWLTMSVQLGFVAGAAASALLNLADRVATPRLLALSATAGAVFNLAIPVLDRVGIGGEPAVFGLRFATGVALAGVYPPGMKLVATWCRHDRGLGIGILVGALTLGSAGPHLFNAFPSVGTAGMPPWPPILLAASALALAAAVLAATTLRPGPLAAAGPPFDPRFAGRVLAHRPMRLVNLGYLGHMWELYAMWTWVPALLLEAYRRADWSAAGARAAGFSVIAAGAVGCVLAGVWADRIGRVRVTSASLAVSGSCCLLAGPLVDAPGWLTALCLVWGVAVVADSAQFSAALSELADARYVGTALTLQTCVGFLLTLVSLRLIPALLEQVGWGAVFVALAPGPLIGIVSMLRLGRLPEATQMAGGNR